The nucleotide sequence ACAGCTCCTTGTTGAGCACACCGGAGGTCATGAATGACGACACCAGGTCCCAGTACGACGTCACCATGCGGACCGAGGCGTTCTCGTCGGTGCCGCCGGGCGCCAGCTTGAGGAGTTCCTCGTAGCTCTTGGCCTTGCAGTTGGCGGTGAACCACGCCCGCGCCTTCCGCATGCGCTCTTCGCGACGCATCTCATACAGTCGCAGAATCAAGTTCACGTCGTCGTAGGTTGGCTGTTGCGTCATTTTTTGTCTCGTTTGCGAGCCTTTCCCGCCCGTCGCAGCCCCAGAGGGCGATTCGGGCTTGCCCCGCCGTAGCCCGGAGGGCGATTCGGGCCTGCCCCGCCGTAGCCCGGAGGGCGAAGGCGGGATAAAGTAGAAAGGTTATGAACCCGTGGGACCAGTTTACCGGGGCCAACGCGGGGTATGTCTACGAGTTGTTCGAGCGCTACCAGCGCGATCCCTCGTCGGTGGACGAGGCGACCCGCCGGGCGTTTGCTACTTGGACTCCCGCCGACCCGACAGAACCCAGACCAAGCCTGCCCACCGACTTGTCCACCGTAGCGCCGGCAGGCGCGAAGGTGGAAGCGGCCGTTGGCCGCGAAGGCGGGCCCTCCGACCTGTCGGACAACGCGAAGGCGGCGATTGCCGCGTTTACCCTAGCCGAGTCGATCCGCCGATTCGGGCACCTGGCGGCGCGCGTCGATCCGCTCGGCTTCCATGATCCCATCGGCGATCCGTCGCTGGCGGCGGCCTCGCATGGCCTGACCACCGACACGCTGAAGAAGCTGCCGGCGTCGATCGTCTCGGGACCGACGGCCGCCGGCACGGCGAACGCGTTCGAGGCCATCGCCCGCCTGCGCGACATCTACTGCTCGACCACCGGCCACGACCACAACCAGGTGTTCGTCCCCGACGAGCGGGTGTGGCTGCGCCACGCCGTCGAGTCGGGCCAGTTCCGGCCGCCGGCGGATCCGATCAACGGCGTCGAGCTGCTCGATCGCATCACCGAGGTCGAGACCTTCGAGCGCTTCCTGCAGCGGACGTTCCCGGGCAAGACGCGCTTCTCGATCGAAGGCCTCGACATGATGGTGCCGATCATCGACGAGATCATCCACGACGCCGCCGAAGGCGGCGTGCAGCACGTGATGATCGCGATGGCGCATCGCGGCCGCTTGAACGTGCTCGCGCACATCCTGCAGAAGCCGTACACGCAGATCCTCGCGGAGTTCAAGGACCCGGTGCTGAAGGACCGGCTGCGCGTCGACCTGGGCTGGATGGGCGACGTGAAGTACCATGCCGGCGCCCGCATCGAGGCGCGGCCCGAAGGGTTGCCGCGGCAGGTGACCATCTCGATGCCACCCAACCCGAGCCACCTCGAAGCGGTGGATCCGGTGTTGAACGGCATGGCGCGGGCGGCGGCGACGTCGGTCGACAAGCCGGGCCCGGCGGTGGTCGACAAGGGCAAGGTGCTCGCCATCCTGATCCACGGCGATTCGGCATTCCCCGGCCAGGGCGTGGTGGCGGAAACGCTCAACCTGTCGCGGCTCGAAGGCTACGACGTCGGCGGCATCATCCACATCATCGCCAACAACCAGGTCGGCTTCACCACCGACCCCGGCGAGTCGTTCAGTACCAGCTACGCCAGCGGCCTGGCGCGCGGGTTCAAGATTCCGATCACGCACGTCAATGCCGACGACCCGGCGGCCTGCATCGAGGCGGCGCGGCTGGCCATCGCCTACCGCCAGCGGTTCAAGCTCGACTTCCTGATCGACCTGGTCGGCTATCGCCGCTACGGGCACAACGAAGGCGACGAGCCGGCGTTCACGCAGCCGCAGGTCTACCAGATTGTGGCCGGCCACCCGACCGTGCGCGAGAAGTACGCGCGGGCGCTGGCCGACGCCGGACAGGTCTCGCCGGAGCGCGCCGACGAGATGGTGCGCGAGCGCATGACGGCGCTCGAGCAGGCCTACGCCGCGGTCAAGCCGGAGCAGGACTACGTGCCGCCGGTGCCCGAGGTGCCGCCGAGCGGCGCCGCCACCAAGGCCAAGACGGCGATGCCGCTGGCGCGCCTCGCGGAGTTGAACGCGGAGCTGCTCAAGGTGCCGGACGGCTTTGCCGTGCACCGCAAGCTCGAGCGCGGGCGCGAACGGCGCAAGGCGATGTTCACCGAACCCGGCGAGCGCAGCATCGACTGGGCCGCCGCCGAAGAGCTCGCGCTGGCCTCGATCCTGGCCGACGGCATCGCCATCCGGTTGACCGGCGAAGACGTCGAGCGCGGCACCTTCAGCCACCGGCACGCGGTCTATCACGACATGGCGACCGGCGACGAGCACGTGCCGCTGCAGCGGCTCAGCCAGGCGAAGGCGGCGTTCGAGATCCGGAACAGCCCGCTCTCCGAATACGCCTGCGTCGGCTTCGAGCTGGGCTACAGCCTCCAGGAGCCCGGCCGCCTCGTGGTGTGGGAAGCGCAGTACGGCGACTTCATCAACGGCGCGCAAATCATCCTCGACGAGTACCTCACCTCGAGCCGCGCCAAGTGGGGCATGTCGCCGTCGCTGGTGCTGCTGCTGCCGCACGGTTACGAAGGCCAGGGCCCGGATCACTCGAGCGCCCGCCTCGAGCGCTTCCTCAATGCGGCCGCCGACACCAACATCCGCGTCGTCAACTGCACGACGGCGGCGCAGTACTTCCACGTGCTGCGGCGCCAGGCGCTGCTGCTGAACACGGATCCGCTGCCGTTGATCGTGATGACACCCAAGAGCCTGCTGCGGCACGGCTTCACCGCGTCCACGCCAACCGAGCTGGCCGAGGGCAAGTTCCAGCGGGTCATCGACGACCCTGCGACTGGCTCAGCGTCGCCCCGGGCGGAGTCGAGGGGCGACGAGATGATCATTCAGCCGGGGAAGGTGCGCCGGCTGGTGCTGTGCAGCGGCAAGGTCGCGGTTGACCTCATGACCAGCGAGCAGCGCAAGAGCAACCCCAACGTGGCCATTGCCCGCGTCGAGCAGCTCTACCCGTTCCCCGACACGGCGATTGGCGATGTGATGGCGCGCTACCCGAAGCTGCGCGAGGTGTGCTGGGTCCAGGAAGAGCCGGAAAACATGGGCGCGTGGGAGTTCGTGCGCCCGTTGCTGGAGTCGCTCATCGACGGCCGCTGGCCGCTGCGCTACATCGGGCGCATCCGCAACTCGAGCCCGTCGGAAGGCTCGTCCAGCTGGCACGCCGCCAACCAGCGGGCGATTGTCGAGCAGGCCTTTGAAGCCAAGGCCGAAACGAAAGAACTCGATCGCGTCCTCTCGAAGCAGGTTTAGGAAAAATGGCAACGAACATTGTGGTTCCGGAACTCGGCGAGTCGGTGGTCGAAGCGCGGGTCGCGAAGTGGCTGAAGAAGCCGGGCGACAGCGTGGCCGCCGGTGACGCGCTGGTCGAACTCGAGACCGAGAAGATCGACCTGGAAGTGAGCGCGGATCGCGCCGGCGTGATGGGCGCCATCAAGCACGAGGAAGGCGCGGACGTTAAAGTCGGAGAAGTGCTGGCGATTCTTGAGGAGGCCGGCACCGACGCGGTGCCTAATGTGCCTGAGGTGTCCGCCTCCGCGGCCGCAGGCCGCTCCGGCGAGACCTCGCCGAAGCTCGCCGGCAGCCCGGCGAGCGAAGGCGGGCCTAAGGTGCAGGAGCCGCCGGCAGCCGAGAAGAAGGCCACGCCAACTGCGAAGAATGTTGCCAAGGCGCACGACGTCAAGCTCGAGTCAGTCGAGTCGTCCGGAGCGCGTGTCACCAAGCAGGATGTGTTGAAAGCCGCCGCTCCGGCGGCATCCGCCTCCGCTCGCTCAGGCTCTGGCGAGCTACGGCGAGACCTCGCCGTAGCGGCCTCCGGCCGCGAAGGCGGGCCGGCAGGCGAACGAAGTGAAACTCGTGAGCGAATGAGTAAGAGGCGCGCGACCATCGCCAGGCGTTTGGTTGAAGCCCAGCACACGGCGGCGATGCTCACCACCTTCAACGAGGTGGACATGAGCGCCCTGATGGCGCTGCGCGAGCGGCGCAAGGAAGCCTTCGCCAGGAAGCACGGCGTGAGCGTGGGCATCGCCTCGTTCTTCGTTCAGGCCGCGGTCGGCGCGCTCAAGGCGTTCCCGCAGATCAACGCGGAAATCCAGGGCGACGAAATCGTCTACAAGCACTACTACGACATCGGCATGGCGGTCGGCGCCGAGGGCGGGCTGGTGGTGCCGGTGTTGCGTGACGCCGACCAGCTGGGGTTTGCCGGCATCGAGCTGGGGATTCGCGACTTCGCGGCGCGCGCCAAGGACGGCACGCTGACGCTCGAGGATTTAAAGGGCGGCACCTTCACGATCACCAACGGCGGCGTCTTCGGCTCGCTGATGAGCACGCCGATTCTCAACCCGCCGCAGGTCGGCATCCTCGGCCTGCACAAGATCGCCGACCGCGCCGTGCCGGTCAACGGCCAGGTCGTGATCCGGCCGATGATGTACCTGGCCCTCAGCTACGACCACCGGCTGGTCGATGGCCGCGAAGCGGTCCAGTTCCTGGTGAAGATCAAGGAATACATCGAAGACCCGGCCTGGATGCTGCTGGACGCGTAGCCCCGGCATCCCGAATGGCGCGGACCGCGACGGCCCGGACGATCAAGCAGCTCATGGCCGCGCGTGAGGCGACGCGCGGCCTGCTGATTGCCTTTGAGGGCCCGGACGGGTCCGGCAAGACCACCCAGCGGAAGCTGCTGAAGACGTGGCTCGAGAGCCGGGGCCACCAGGTCCTCTCCACCCGCTGGGCGTCCTCGCCGCTGATCAAGCCGTTGCTCAAGGTCCGCAAGCGCATCCGCACGCTGTCCAGCGAGGAATACTCGCTGCTCCACGCCGTTGACTTCCGCCATCGCATCGAAACCTCGATCCTGCCGGCGCTGTGGGCCGGCAAGACCGTGCTCGCGGACCGCTATCTCTTCACGGCGCTCGCCCGCGACGCCGCCCGCGGCCTCGAACTCGACTGGCTGCTGCACGCCTACTCGCCGCTCCTCTGGCCTGACCTCGTCATCTACTTCTCGATGACGCCGGAGGATTCACAGCGGCGCATCGCCTCCACCCGGTCTCCCCACTTCTACGAGGCCGGCCAGGACGTGACCGGCATCGACGACCCGGTGGCCAGCTATGGCCGCTTCATCGATCGCGTGGTCACCGAGTACGAGAACCTCTCGGTGATCTTCAAGTTCGTGACGGTGGACGCCGGCGAAGCGGTCTATCGCCAGCACACCCAGGTCCGGGAGCTGGTCGAGAAGGTCGAGAAGCGCCCGTGGCCCGTGTTCAGCCAGGAAGCAGTGGAAGAATGGCTCAGGAAACCCAAGGCCCCGGCCGCCTGATCGCCATCGACGGCTCGCGCGGGGCCGACGTCGCCAAGGCCGCGGAGTCACTCGTGGCGCAACTGCGCCGGCGCGGCGTGACCTGTGCCGTCAGCCGCTGGGACGCGTCGGGCCTGTTCGGCGAACTGGCCCAGGCGGGCGAACGCGCCGCCGTCTCGCCGCGGACG is from Vicinamibacterales bacterium and encodes:
- a CDS encoding 2-oxoglutarate dehydrogenase E1 component; this encodes MNPWDQFTGANAGYVYELFERYQRDPSSVDEATRRAFATWTPADPTEPRPSLPTDLSTVAPAGAKVEAAVGREGGPSDLSDNAKAAIAAFTLAESIRRFGHLAARVDPLGFHDPIGDPSLAAASHGLTTDTLKKLPASIVSGPTAAGTANAFEAIARLRDIYCSTTGHDHNQVFVPDERVWLRHAVESGQFRPPADPINGVELLDRITEVETFERFLQRTFPGKTRFSIEGLDMMVPIIDEIIHDAAEGGVQHVMIAMAHRGRLNVLAHILQKPYTQILAEFKDPVLKDRLRVDLGWMGDVKYHAGARIEARPEGLPRQVTISMPPNPSHLEAVDPVLNGMARAAATSVDKPGPAVVDKGKVLAILIHGDSAFPGQGVVAETLNLSRLEGYDVGGIIHIIANNQVGFTTDPGESFSTSYASGLARGFKIPITHVNADDPAACIEAARLAIAYRQRFKLDFLIDLVGYRRYGHNEGDEPAFTQPQVYQIVAGHPTVREKYARALADAGQVSPERADEMVRERMTALEQAYAAVKPEQDYVPPVPEVPPSGAATKAKTAMPLARLAELNAELLKVPDGFAVHRKLERGRERRKAMFTEPGERSIDWAAAEELALASILADGIAIRLTGEDVERGTFSHRHAVYHDMATGDEHVPLQRLSQAKAAFEIRNSPLSEYACVGFELGYSLQEPGRLVVWEAQYGDFINGAQIILDEYLTSSRAKWGMSPSLVLLLPHGYEGQGPDHSSARLERFLNAAADTNIRVVNCTTAAQYFHVLRRQALLLNTDPLPLIVMTPKSLLRHGFTASTPTELAEGKFQRVIDDPATGSASPRAESRGDEMIIQPGKVRRLVLCSGKVAVDLMTSEQRKSNPNVAIARVEQLYPFPDTAIGDVMARYPKLREVCWVQEEPENMGAWEFVRPLLESLIDGRWPLRYIGRIRNSSPSEGSSSWHAANQRAIVEQAFEAKAETKELDRVLSKQV
- the odhB gene encoding 2-oxoglutarate dehydrogenase complex dihydrolipoyllysine-residue succinyltransferase gives rise to the protein MATNIVVPELGESVVEARVAKWLKKPGDSVAAGDALVELETEKIDLEVSADRAGVMGAIKHEEGADVKVGEVLAILEEAGTDAVPNVPEVSASAAAGRSGETSPKLAGSPASEGGPKVQEPPAAEKKATPTAKNVAKAHDVKLESVESSGARVTKQDVLKAAAPAASASARSGSGELRRDLAVAASGREGGPAGERSETRERMSKRRATIARRLVEAQHTAAMLTTFNEVDMSALMALRERRKEAFARKHGVSVGIASFFVQAAVGALKAFPQINAEIQGDEIVYKHYYDIGMAVGAEGGLVVPVLRDADQLGFAGIELGIRDFAARAKDGTLTLEDLKGGTFTITNGGVFGSLMSTPILNPPQVGILGLHKIADRAVPVNGQVVIRPMMYLALSYDHRLVDGREAVQFLVKIKEYIEDPAWMLLDA